CTTTGAATACATCACATACGTGTTGTATCGTATCCGATGGTAGAGTGATTTCTGTCCGAGAGATATGTATATTTGAATCAGCGTGCGAAATCGACGGCCGCACTGGTATTTCCAAAAACGGCAGTGGATTTTTGTTTTGAGCAATATTATCCGACTTCGCTTTCAACCGCTTGTTCCAGCCGTAAAAAGTTGAAGCATTAATAGTATGACGGCGGCAATATTCG
This region of Chitinivibrionales bacterium genomic DNA includes:
- a CDS encoding transposase, with translation MAYNPDYSESNALQHLSLQRESGLSIAEYCRRHTINASTFYGWNKRLKAKSDNIAQNKNPLPFLEIPVRPSISHADSNIHISRTEITLPSDTIQHVCDVFKDLLTSGTCRR